In Plasmodium sp. gorilla clade G2 genome assembly, chromosome: 5, one genomic interval encodes:
- a CDS encoding DnaJ protein, putative, with protein sequence MDEPKNVSNSTNFGGDVSYDNNKIVPKYNNNYETEKEEKNLISNIFSTRRPKHAGAGLVSGIKSVTKGIIVGTSFLFISPYLCAKAEGINGFFKGMFFGLLSAIIIPVVSLGVASYQIGRGIINTPESITQRALGKIWDDEKREWYDFYYNLDEEANELLNITDDNKNNKYDRKKEGNNDEYYNKNGNIKVKNDEFYRILKVPTDASQNEIKRQYYKLAKEFHPDKCSDLKAKEQFQKIGEAYQVLGDVERRRRYDKEGKNAINNMQFIDSTFFFTLLFGSEKLDPYIGKLRMVMYVEYEQLYKDEDVQRLIVKEQNKREVKLALHLRDMVNNYIFGDPDDYIIKFSQQIKELCQTSFGHIILENVAWSYENCANQFLGEKYSLFGISGKYYKMQQKKRVIGTGFKFVKTLIKTSSLANQIRKKEDDDDISYEKTAKVNKKIEDSLPTIVETMLNICLIDIDQTIKGVCKKVFTDMGVDENMRKTRAETLIILAKIMKKIIHDFKKNTEITDTKKLFEDACMRACQKQDDDYI encoded by the exons atGGATGAA ccTAAGAATGTAAGTAATAGTACTAATTTTGGCGGAGATGTGTCATAcg ataataataaaatagttcccaaatataataataattatgaaaccgaaaaagaagaaaagaattTAATCAGCAATATATTTTCAACAAGAAGACCAAAACATGCAGGAGCAGGTTTAGTGTCTGGTATAAAATCTGTTACTAAGGGAATAATAGTTGGGACGagctttttatttatatctccATATTTATGTGCAAAGGCTGAAGGTATTAACGGTTTTTTTAAAGGTATGTTTTTTGGACTTTTAAGTGCTATAATAATTCCAGTAGTTTCATTAGGTGTAGCTAGCTATCAAATAGGTAGAGGAATAATTAATACACCTGAATCAATTACTCAAAGAGCTTTGGGAAAAATATGGGATGATGAAAAAAGAGAATGGtatgatttttattataatttggaTGAGGAAGcaaatgaattattaaatattactgatgataataagaataataaatatgatagaaaaaaagaaggaaataatgatgaatattataataagaatggaaatataaaagtaaaaaatgatgaatttTATAGAATATTAAAAGTTCCAACAGATGCTAGtcaaaatgaaattaaaagaCAATATTACAAACTAGCTAAAGAATTTCATCCAGATAAATGTTCTGATTTAAAAGCAAAAGAACAATTTCAAAAAATTGGAGAAGCATATCAAGTTTTAGGAGATGTagaaagaagaagaagatatgATAAAGAAGGAAAAAACGCTATAAACAATATGCAATTTATAGATTCCACATTCTTTTTTACTTTATTATTTGGTAGTGAAAAATTAGATCCATATATTGGAAAATTAAGAATGGTTATGTATGTAGAATATgaacaattatataaagatgAAGATGTACAACGTCTTATTgtaaaagaacaaaataaaagagAAGTTAAATTAGCCTTACATTTAAGAGATATggtaaataattatatatttggaGATCCAgatgattatataattaaattttctCAACAAATTAAAGAATTATGTCAAACGTCTTTTGgtcatataatattagaaAATGTAGCATGGTCATATGAAAACTGTGCTAATCAATTTTTAGGTGAGAAATATAGTCTTTTTGGTATAAgtggaaaatattataaaatgcaacaaaaaaaaagggttATAGGAACTGGTTTTAAATTTGTTAAAACATTAATAAAAACTAGTTCATTAGCTAAccaaattagaaaaaaagaagatgatgatgatatatcTTATGAAAAAACTGCAAaagttaataaaaaaattgaagatTCCTTACCTACTATTGTAGAAACTATGCTAAATATTTGTTTAATCGATATAGATCAAACCATAAAGGGGGTTTGTAAAAAGGTTTTTACTGATATGGGAGTCGATGAAAATATGAGAAAAACAAGAGCTGAGACTCTTATAATTCTAGctaaaattatgaaaaaaataattcacgattttaaaaaaaatacagaaATTACGGATACCAAGAAATTATTTGAAGACGCCTGTATGAG ggcTTGCCAAAAACAAGATGAcgattatatatga
- a CDS encoding outer arm dynein lc3, putative: MKDGEHLIWNEHEFTERIYSIIDEILRNKSYSNNEINQWSNNICEMCMSYLYSKMLPFKYIINCYILKNTNKETSIHYSTYWDKADRCFQICWPNNMKDCNMICYVNIYTLEI, encoded by the exons ATGAAGGATGGTGAACAt TTAATATGGAATGAACATGAATTTACAGAAAGGATTTATTCAATAATAGAtg aaatattaagaaataaaagtTACTCCAATAATgaa ATTAATCAGTGgtctaataatatatgtgaaatGTGTATGAGTTATCTGTACTCAAAAATGCTTCCATTCAAATATATca taaattgttatattttgaaaaatacaaataaagaaACGTCCATACATTATTCTACTTATTGGGACAAGGCTGaca GATGTTTTCAAATATGTTGGCctaataatatgaaagacTGTAATATGATATGTtatgttaatatttatacactggaaatataa